A stretch of Kyrpidia spormannii DNA encodes these proteins:
- a CDS encoding vWA domain-containing protein, producing MSTDRGDHLLSERALLESGNRILANCAVFFRGLRRMGIPVSAEQEALALEVLACLPPGDETAIREGWRAILAHNPTERQWFDTAWRQFVLMLIGVREPLVATQTLMASVARLRASWRNPPQVIWLGAGRDDSEQSQAEAQVPLVVRGGRSVEETLRDRDAARLTPEELRQLEKVDVAPLWRSSRRERTGRKGRHWDPSATLRSAARCGECLELKRRRRVVRKRRAVWVCDVSGSMEPYSRMVLRFVYAVARAGNPVELFVCSTRLTRLTPALALRDADRALAEMIGGAPDWSGGTRLAAGLRRLRLEWGRRLLPGSALILVTDGLEAEDPEALGAEVQRLRGLASRTIWLNPARSDPAYEPTARGGVRLAGAVDHHWPGYSWRNFEEAWDRLGDLEKPSTAGGKRDAGSRRYL from the coding sequence ATGAGCACGGACAGGGGGGATCATCTGCTCTCGGAGCGGGCGCTTCTTGAGAGCGGGAATCGGATCCTGGCCAACTGCGCGGTGTTTTTTCGGGGGCTGCGGCGAATGGGGATCCCCGTGAGCGCAGAACAAGAGGCGCTTGCCCTTGAGGTCTTGGCCTGTCTCCCGCCGGGGGACGAAACGGCGATTCGGGAGGGCTGGCGGGCGATCTTGGCCCACAATCCAACGGAGCGGCAATGGTTTGACACCGCGTGGCGGCAGTTTGTCCTGATGCTGATCGGGGTCCGGGAACCCCTTGTTGCCACCCAGACGCTCATGGCGAGTGTCGCGAGGCTCCGGGCGTCTTGGCGGAATCCGCCGCAGGTGATCTGGCTGGGGGCCGGTCGCGACGACTCCGAACAATCACAGGCCGAGGCGCAGGTGCCCCTCGTGGTGCGGGGCGGCCGGAGTGTCGAGGAAACGCTGCGCGATCGGGATGCCGCCCGGCTGACGCCTGAGGAACTCCGGCAATTGGAAAAGGTGGATGTGGCTCCTCTGTGGCGCTCCAGCCGAAGGGAGCGAACTGGGCGAAAGGGGCGGCACTGGGACCCGTCGGCTACCCTCCGGAGTGCCGCCCGGTGCGGGGAGTGTTTGGAACTCAAACGCCGCCGGCGGGTGGTGCGCAAGCGAAGAGCTGTCTGGGTCTGTGATGTCAGTGGCTCGATGGAGCCCTATAGCCGGATGGTGCTGCGGTTCGTGTACGCGGTGGCCAGGGCGGGAAACCCGGTGGAACTCTTTGTCTGCAGCACCCGCTTGACTCGGTTGACTCCGGCTTTAGCGTTGCGGGACGCGGATCGAGCCTTGGCGGAAATGATCGGCGGGGCGCCGGATTGGTCGGGAGGCACCCGGCTGGCGGCCGGCTTGCGGCGATTGCGCTTGGAATGGGGCCGGCGGCTCTTGCCGGGGTCCGCTCTGATTTTGGTCACCGATGGTCTTGAGGCGGAAGATCCGGAGGCGCTTGGCGCGGAGGTGCAGAGACTACGGGGGCTCGCAAGCCGCACTATATGGCTCAACCCGGCCAGATCGGATCCCGCCTATGAGCCTACAGCCCGAGGTGGGGTGAGGTTGGCGGGGGCGGTGGATCACCACTGGCCGGGCTACAGTTGGCGTAATTTTGAAGAGGCATGGGACCGCCTGGGCGACCTGGAGAAACCATCTACTGCGGGAGGAAAACGCGATGCGGGATCTCGAAGATATCTTTGA
- a CDS encoding AAA family ATPase: MEAVRSALRREGYIADHSLAVAVFLTLRLERPLFLEGEPGVGKTEVAKVIAAAVGRPLVRLQCYEGIDRESALYEWDFPRQMLHIRLAEAAGMPGGGQGETEKVWRERLEGELFSRRFLLRRPLLAAVDPQGPAPVLLIDEVDRSDEEFEAFLLELLGEFQVTIPEIGTLRAEEKPVVILTSNRTREIHDALKRRCLYHWIDYPDFSKELEILRLKVPGVPRELAIRICQFVQRLRREPLYKRPGVAETIHWAEALSALGARSLDPDLVEETLGCLVKYRDDVEVLTAVREDRPYFADLLGEIEAMPG, encoded by the coding sequence TTGGAGGCCGTCCGGTCGGCTCTTCGCCGGGAAGGGTATATTGCCGATCATTCCCTTGCCGTCGCGGTGTTTTTGACCTTGCGGTTAGAACGGCCTCTTTTTCTCGAGGGAGAACCGGGGGTGGGCAAGACGGAGGTGGCGAAGGTGATCGCCGCAGCCGTCGGCCGCCCCCTTGTCCGCCTTCAGTGCTACGAAGGAATCGACCGGGAGAGCGCCCTGTACGAGTGGGATTTTCCCCGCCAGATGCTGCACATCCGTCTGGCGGAGGCGGCTGGGATGCCCGGCGGTGGGCAGGGGGAAACGGAGAAAGTTTGGAGAGAACGACTCGAAGGGGAGCTGTTTTCCCGCCGCTTCTTGTTGCGGCGGCCGTTGCTCGCGGCCGTGGATCCCCAAGGGCCCGCACCGGTTTTGTTGATCGATGAGGTGGACCGGAGCGATGAGGAATTTGAGGCGTTTCTTTTGGAACTGCTCGGAGAGTTTCAAGTGACTATTCCGGAGATTGGCACTCTGAGGGCCGAGGAGAAGCCCGTGGTCATTCTCACGTCCAACCGAACCCGGGAAATTCACGATGCGTTGAAGCGTCGTTGCTTGTATCATTGGATCGACTATCCGGATTTTTCGAAGGAGTTGGAGATCCTGCGTCTCAAGGTGCCCGGGGTTCCCCGGGAGTTGGCGATACGGATCTGTCAATTCGTCCAGCGCCTGCGCCGGGAACCCCTTTATAAAAGGCCCGGGGTGGCGGAGACGATCCATTGGGCCGAGGCGCTCTCCGCCCTTGGAGCCCGGTCATTGGATCCCGATCTGGTGGAGGAAACCCTCGGGTGCTTGGTCAAGTACCGGGATGACGTGGAAGTTCTCACGGCGGTGCGGGAAGATCGGCCCTACTTTGCAGATCTGCTTGGCGAGATCGAGGCGATGCCGGGATGA
- a CDS encoding FAD binding domain-containing protein, giving the protein MIPAAFAYERARSVQEAVQLLEAHQGEAKVLSGGHSLIPLLKLRLTSPGVLVDIGGISELRGISVEGDRVVVGALTTHGEVASSDLVRDKLPVLAEAAKQVGDLQVRNRGTVGGNIAHADPASDLPAVALALDAVVAVEGPSGPSEVPVADFILGPLLTSLGASDVVVSVAFPIPQGSWKGAYEKYPHPASGYAVAGVAAVLGVENGIIRDARVGITGVADTPYRAREVEAALIGQPAGEEAVRRASERADAEGSFSGDLFASEDYRRHLSRVYTRKALLRCLP; this is encoded by the coding sequence ATGATTCCAGCAGCTTTTGCGTACGAACGGGCGCGATCGGTTCAGGAGGCGGTGCAATTGCTCGAAGCCCATCAAGGGGAGGCTAAGGTCCTCTCCGGGGGGCACAGCCTGATTCCGCTGTTGAAACTGCGGCTCACCTCTCCCGGGGTGCTGGTCGATATCGGCGGTATCTCTGAGCTTCGGGGCATATCGGTGGAAGGGGATCGGGTGGTGGTCGGCGCCCTGACCACCCACGGCGAAGTGGCATCGAGCGATCTCGTTCGCGACAAGTTGCCAGTGCTGGCCGAAGCAGCGAAGCAGGTGGGAGATCTGCAGGTGCGCAACCGGGGCACAGTGGGGGGCAACATCGCCCATGCCGATCCGGCCTCGGATCTGCCTGCGGTGGCATTGGCCCTGGATGCGGTGGTGGCGGTGGAGGGGCCTAGCGGGCCAAGTGAGGTGCCGGTGGCGGACTTTATTCTCGGCCCCCTGCTCACGTCTCTCGGGGCAAGCGACGTGGTGGTGTCCGTGGCTTTCCCAATCCCACAAGGTTCTTGGAAGGGTGCGTATGAAAAATATCCTCACCCGGCCTCTGGCTACGCGGTGGCGGGGGTGGCAGCGGTTCTCGGAGTGGAGAACGGTATAATCCGCGATGCACGGGTAGGGATAACCGGAGTGGCGGATACTCCGTACCGGGCCCGGGAGGTGGAAGCAGCCTTGATCGGCCAGCCCGCCGGGGAGGAGGCGGTGCGCCGTGCCTCAGAACGGGCTGATGCCGAGGGCAGTTTTTCCGGAGATCTCTTTGCATCGGAGGATTACCGCCGGCATCTGAGCCGGGTCTACACCCGAAAGGCTTTGCTGCGGTGCCTCCCGTGA
- a CDS encoding xanthine dehydrogenase family protein molybdopterin-binding subunit: MASVFGTAIKRREDPRLITGNGRYTDDVQLPGMLYAAILRSPHAHARIRRLDVEKAKRAPGVVAVFTGQDVAGKVAPIPTAWLPPGSDIKTTAHPALAVEKVRYVGDGVAMVVAESRYAARDALELIEVDYEVLPAVVDAEKAMEEGAPVLHDDAPGNVAFHWQAGEDPAAEFEGADVVVRHRFRQQRLIPNAMEPRSAVAQYNAGSGEMTMWLTSQNPHIHRFLLSNILGIPEHKLRVVAVDVGGGFGSKIACYADEALVGFAARELGRPVKWTEDRRENFLVTTHGRDEVIYAELAGKRDGTMVGLRIRMVANMGAYLSTAAPGVPTILFGLITVGPYRIPKAHVDVFGVFTNTTPTDAYRGAGRPEATYVIERMADLFAKEIGKDPVEIREKNFIPSDAFPYTTPLGLQYDSGNYEGTLRKAMDMLNYEEFRKEQERLRAQGRYVGIGWSTYVEICGLGPSQVAGAVGFQGGLWESATVRVHPGGKVTVFTGASPHGQGEETTFAQIVADRFGIPVEDVEVVHGDTDRISMGWGTYGSRTTPVGGSAIAMAADRVLEKARKIAAHMLEVSEEDVEFADGTFQVKGVPSRQAKFQDVVLQAHLAWNLPPGVEPGLEAQAFYDPVNFCYPFGAHACVVEVDPETGKIEILRYVAVDDCGPVINPMIVEGQVHGGIVQGVGQALWEGAVYDEQGQLVTGSFMDYAMPKAKFFPAFETAHTVTPAPHNPLGVKGIGETGTIAATPAVVNAVVDALAPFGVTDLEMPLTPEKIWKVIHGREA, from the coding sequence ATGGCAAGCGTGTTCGGCACGGCCATCAAACGGCGGGAAGATCCCAGGCTCATTACCGGCAACGGCCGGTACACGGATGACGTACAGTTGCCCGGTATGTTGTATGCGGCGATCTTGCGCAGCCCCCATGCCCATGCGAGGATTCGCCGGTTGGATGTGGAGAAGGCCAAAAGGGCTCCCGGGGTGGTGGCGGTGTTCACCGGCCAGGATGTGGCCGGGAAAGTGGCGCCGATTCCCACGGCGTGGCTCCCCCCGGGTTCGGACATCAAGACCACGGCCCATCCGGCCCTGGCGGTGGAAAAGGTGCGTTATGTCGGGGACGGCGTGGCGATGGTGGTGGCGGAGAGCCGCTACGCGGCCCGGGATGCTCTGGAGTTGATCGAGGTCGACTATGAGGTTTTACCGGCGGTGGTGGATGCGGAGAAGGCGATGGAAGAAGGGGCGCCAGTGTTGCACGACGACGCGCCTGGGAACGTGGCGTTCCACTGGCAGGCCGGGGAAGATCCGGCGGCGGAATTCGAGGGGGCCGATGTGGTGGTGCGCCATCGGTTTCGCCAACAACGGCTGATTCCGAACGCTATGGAGCCGCGTTCGGCGGTGGCTCAATACAACGCCGGAAGCGGTGAGATGACCATGTGGCTCACTTCCCAAAACCCGCACATTCACCGTTTTCTTTTGTCGAATATTCTAGGGATTCCGGAACATAAACTCCGGGTTGTCGCGGTGGATGTAGGGGGGGGATTCGGCAGTAAGATTGCCTGTTATGCCGATGAGGCTTTAGTGGGTTTTGCCGCGCGGGAATTGGGGCGGCCGGTGAAATGGACCGAAGATCGCCGGGAGAATTTTCTCGTTACGACCCATGGCCGGGATGAGGTAATCTACGCCGAGTTGGCCGGCAAGCGGGATGGAACCATGGTGGGACTTCGGATTCGCATGGTGGCCAACATGGGGGCTTACCTGTCCACGGCAGCGCCGGGGGTGCCGACGATCCTCTTCGGGTTGATCACGGTGGGACCATACCGGATCCCCAAGGCGCATGTCGACGTGTTCGGGGTCTTTACGAACACCACGCCGACGGATGCGTACCGTGGGGCAGGGCGACCGGAGGCGACGTATGTAATCGAGCGGATGGCCGATCTGTTCGCCAAAGAGATCGGAAAAGATCCCGTGGAGATTCGGGAGAAGAATTTCATTCCGTCGGATGCGTTTCCCTACACGACGCCCCTGGGGCTGCAATATGACAGCGGGAACTACGAGGGAACCCTGCGAAAAGCCATGGATATGCTGAATTACGAAGAGTTCCGGAAGGAGCAAGAGAGGCTCCGCGCCCAGGGCCGGTACGTCGGCATCGGGTGGTCGACCTATGTCGAGATTTGCGGACTCGGGCCCTCACAGGTGGCCGGTGCTGTGGGATTCCAGGGCGGCCTGTGGGAGAGCGCCACGGTGCGGGTGCACCCAGGCGGCAAAGTGACGGTGTTCACCGGCGCCTCGCCCCACGGTCAAGGGGAAGAGACCACCTTCGCCCAGATTGTGGCAGATCGGTTCGGGATTCCGGTGGAAGATGTGGAGGTGGTTCACGGCGACACCGATCGGATCTCCATGGGGTGGGGAACCTACGGATCCCGGACAACGCCGGTGGGTGGCAGTGCCATTGCCATGGCGGCCGATCGGGTGCTGGAAAAGGCCAGGAAGATCGCTGCCCATATGCTCGAGGTGTCCGAAGAGGATGTTGAATTCGCCGACGGAACTTTTCAGGTCAAAGGGGTGCCCAGCCGTCAGGCGAAATTCCAGGATGTGGTTCTTCAGGCCCACTTGGCGTGGAACCTCCCGCCCGGAGTGGAGCCGGGCCTTGAGGCCCAAGCGTTTTATGATCCGGTGAATTTCTGCTATCCCTTTGGCGCCCACGCCTGTGTAGTGGAAGTGGACCCGGAAACGGGGAAGATCGAGATTCTCCGCTACGTGGCGGTGGATGATTGCGGGCCGGTGATCAATCCGATGATCGTCGAAGGCCAGGTGCATGGCGGGATCGTGCAGGGAGTGGGCCAGGCACTGTGGGAAGGGGCGGTGTACGACGAGCAGGGGCAGCTGGTGACGGGCTCTTTCATGGACTACGCAATGCCTAAAGCGAAATTCTTCCCGGCCTTTGAGACCGCCCACACCGTCACGCCCGCTCCGCACAATCCCCTCGGGGTCAAAGGGATCGGAGAAACGGGTACCATCGCCGCAACGCCTGCCGTGGTCAACGCGGTGGTCGATGCTCTGGCGCCTTTCGGAGTCACCGACCTCGAGATGCCGTTGACGCCGGAGAAGATCTGGAAGGTCATCCATGGGAGGGAAGCCTGA
- a CDS encoding (2Fe-2S)-binding protein, with product MAATKTVVTVKVNGVERTAEVEPRLLLVHLLRDVLGLTGTHIGCDTSQCGACTVLMDGRAVKSCTVLAVQADGHEITTVEGLAQNGQLHPVQEGFWEKHGLQCGYCTPGAMMTAVEILRQNPNPTDEEIREGLEGVICRCTGYENIVRAVKYAAERMRG from the coding sequence ATGGCGGCGACGAAAACGGTGGTGACTGTCAAGGTCAATGGCGTGGAACGGACGGCGGAAGTGGAGCCCCGGTTGTTGTTGGTGCATCTTCTCCGGGATGTGTTGGGGCTGACGGGAACTCACATCGGATGCGATACCAGCCAATGCGGGGCGTGCACGGTGCTGATGGATGGCCGAGCGGTCAAGTCCTGCACGGTGCTGGCAGTCCAGGCGGATGGGCACGAGATCACGACGGTGGAAGGCTTGGCCCAGAACGGTCAGCTTCACCCGGTGCAGGAAGGGTTTTGGGAAAAGCACGGTCTCCAGTGCGGGTATTGCACGCCCGGGGCCATGATGACGGCGGTGGAGATCCTGAGGCAAAACCCCAACCCCACCGATGAGGAGATTCGCGAAGGTCTGGAAGGGGTCATCTGTCGGTGCACGGGGTACGAGAACATCGTCCGCGCGGTCAAATATGCCGCTGAGCGGATGCGGGGTTAA
- a CDS encoding CoxG family protein: MRVEYRYTYETTPEELWPILNDPDVLKRRLPGCKRLEEVGEGKYTSELGLDVGPVKGTFTGEVEVLDPDPPKEYKLHLKGSGKPGEIDAVAQIRLEEQEGKTVLTCSADAHVTGIMASVGQRIMGGVAKLLLGQFFKGVEQEMKRAKS; the protein is encoded by the coding sequence TTGCGCGTCGAATACCGGTATACATACGAAACAACGCCGGAGGAGTTGTGGCCGATTCTGAACGATCCAGATGTGCTGAAGCGTCGGCTCCCAGGATGCAAACGCCTGGAGGAAGTGGGAGAGGGGAAGTACACCTCGGAGTTGGGGCTCGACGTGGGGCCTGTCAAAGGCACGTTCACCGGAGAGGTGGAGGTCCTGGATCCCGATCCGCCGAAAGAGTACAAGCTGCATCTCAAAGGGAGCGGGAAGCCGGGGGAAATCGATGCCGTGGCCCAGATCCGCCTGGAGGAACAGGAGGGGAAAACCGTCCTGACGTGCTCCGCCGATGCCCATGTGACCGGAATCATGGCCTCGGTGGGCCAGCGCATCATGGGTGGGGTGGCCAAGTTGTTGCTGGGGCAATTTTTTAAAGGTGTCGAACAGGAGATGAAGCGGGCAAAGTCGTAG
- a CDS encoding arginase family protein, translated as MSPGPTASPRRPAILLDFDAAFEIQPRLRQAVDQVVPLPSPPKWLCPPDRGRALERNLSHLPPGRLTFIGSGDYHYLTNFFLRQISRPFTLVLIDHHDDAADATNEWLTCGNWVRFTERHRSLKRIVYIDGAGLSIAEPSPKRFLWTKIPLSHPLTGNPAPLLAQIPTAGVYVSIDKDVLDTGAAHTNWDQGGLDAQSLIHLFETVALRRSVIGADVCGELSPALPGLPTRQEEEAAQKNESVNLALLNVWRRITVRPALPRPAGSPSPRRFLPGAGL; from the coding sequence ATGTCCCCAGGACCAACCGCATCACCTCGGCGCCCCGCGATTTTGCTCGATTTCGATGCGGCTTTCGAAATTCAACCCCGGCTGCGCCAGGCGGTGGATCAGGTGGTCCCCTTGCCCTCGCCGCCGAAATGGCTGTGCCCACCCGACCGCGGGCGGGCGCTGGAACGAAATCTGTCCCATCTACCCCCCGGGAGACTGACCTTCATCGGGAGTGGCGATTACCACTACCTGACGAACTTTTTCCTCCGTCAAATTTCCCGGCCCTTCACATTAGTTTTGATCGATCACCACGATGACGCCGCCGACGCGACAAACGAGTGGCTGACCTGTGGAAACTGGGTCCGCTTCACCGAACGGCACCGGTCCTTGAAGCGGATCGTCTACATCGACGGCGCAGGCCTGTCGATCGCAGAACCCAGTCCAAAGAGGTTCCTGTGGACAAAGATACCACTGTCCCACCCCCTCACCGGCAACCCAGCCCCCCTTCTGGCCCAGATCCCAACTGCAGGCGTGTATGTCAGCATCGATAAAGATGTCCTCGACACCGGGGCGGCCCATACCAATTGGGACCAAGGTGGGCTGGACGCCCAATCGCTGATTCACCTGTTTGAAACTGTTGCCCTCCGGCGCTCCGTCATAGGGGCCGATGTGTGCGGCGAGTTGTCCCCGGCCCTCCCCGGCCTCCCCACCCGACAAGAGGAGGAGGCCGCGCAAAAAAACGAGTCGGTCAACCTCGCCCTCCTCAATGTGTGGCGCCGCATCACCGTCCGCCCGGCGTTACCGCGCCCGGCGGGGTCCCCTTCACCTCGCCGTTTTCTCCCCGGCGCCGGTTTATGA
- a CDS encoding chloride channel protein has protein sequence MEKERSSGVVISSWGNLRHRAGSFHPWLIQVLPEPIVLLLYAVIIGTVGGYGAVGFRMLIDGFTRLFFEDGRRWLAWLGGPEVFFFPVIGLVFVSAIVKFFAPEAKGHGVPEVMAAIAERGGKIRPRVVLVKAVASALCIGSGGSVGREGPIVQIGSAFGSTFGQLLGLPERYLRLLVACGAGAGIAATFNAPVGGVMFATEVILGSFALQNFAAIVIASVVSAAIGRTYLGDHPSFPMPLYQVGHFSVYWVYVIIGLLAGFWGYAYIRVLYRIEDWFDDRSWPFWGKALVGGALIGAIGIRFPQIFGVGYEWVNLALTDQLPLHLLLILLILKLLATSITIAAGGSGGVFSPGLYQGAMLGGAAGVLFSALFPNSGISPGALAAMAMAGVFAGSARAPVTAIMMLFEMTGDYNLILPLMISSVLAATITGLLSRESIYTLKLVRRGLDIMRLRHPDRLKAVCVGEALPQNHLTLPGDLTIAEAWEQFAGSREWFAWVRDASGSLIGSVARAQVLEALNQRRFLEPVVVLLPKTVHRIDEQETLAAAATKMKALGVTYLLVCRRDEPVGVIGSSDIVRAYRSLD, from the coding sequence ATGGAGAAGGAGAGGAGTTCAGGTGTTGTCATAAGTTCGTGGGGGAATCTGCGCCATCGAGCAGGAAGCTTTCATCCGTGGCTGATTCAGGTCCTGCCGGAGCCTATCGTTTTGCTCTTGTACGCAGTGATCATCGGCACCGTTGGAGGGTATGGAGCGGTCGGTTTTCGGATGCTGATCGATGGGTTTACTCGACTGTTTTTTGAAGATGGCCGTCGTTGGCTCGCATGGCTAGGGGGCCCGGAGGTTTTCTTCTTTCCCGTTATCGGACTGGTGTTTGTGAGCGCGATCGTGAAATTTTTTGCACCCGAGGCCAAAGGACACGGCGTTCCGGAAGTCATGGCGGCCATCGCGGAACGGGGAGGCAAAATTCGACCCCGGGTGGTTCTTGTCAAAGCCGTGGCATCGGCGCTGTGCATTGGGTCCGGGGGCTCGGTGGGCCGGGAGGGGCCGATTGTCCAAATCGGCTCGGCCTTCGGTTCGACCTTTGGCCAACTTCTCGGCCTGCCCGAGCGGTATCTGCGGCTCCTGGTGGCCTGCGGCGCGGGCGCCGGCATTGCGGCGACGTTCAATGCCCCCGTTGGCGGGGTTATGTTCGCCACCGAGGTCATATTGGGCAGTTTTGCCCTCCAAAATTTTGCCGCCATCGTCATCGCCAGCGTGGTGAGCGCCGCCATTGGGCGCACGTATCTCGGGGATCATCCCTCCTTTCCCATGCCCCTCTATCAAGTTGGGCATTTTTCCGTATATTGGGTTTACGTGATCATCGGCCTACTCGCCGGGTTTTGGGGGTATGCGTATATCCGGGTGTTGTATCGGATCGAGGATTGGTTTGATGACCGTTCGTGGCCGTTCTGGGGGAAAGCGCTTGTGGGCGGTGCGTTGATCGGGGCCATCGGAATCCGGTTTCCACAAATTTTTGGTGTCGGCTATGAATGGGTGAATCTCGCGCTCACGGATCAGTTGCCTTTGCACCTCTTGTTGATCCTGTTGATCCTTAAGCTCTTGGCGACATCGATCACCATCGCCGCCGGAGGTTCCGGCGGGGTGTTTTCCCCCGGTTTGTACCAGGGAGCAATGCTGGGCGGTGCCGCGGGGGTTCTTTTTTCCGCCCTCTTTCCGAATAGTGGGATTAGTCCTGGTGCATTGGCGGCGATGGCCATGGCCGGGGTATTCGCTGGCAGCGCCCGGGCTCCGGTCACGGCGATTATGATGTTGTTTGAAATGACGGGTGATTACAATTTGATCCTCCCCCTGATGATCTCCTCGGTGCTGGCTGCCACCATCACCGGCCTGTTGTCCAGGGAGTCCATCTATACCTTGAAGCTGGTGCGCCGAGGGTTGGACATCATGCGCCTGCGGCACCCGGATCGGTTGAAAGCTGTGTGTGTGGGGGAAGCGCTGCCGCAAAACCACCTCACACTTCCCGGCGATCTCACCATCGCCGAGGCGTGGGAACAGTTTGCGGGATCTCGGGAATGGTTCGCGTGGGTGCGGGACGCGTCCGGGAGTCTTATCGGATCCGTGGCCCGGGCTCAGGTATTGGAAGCGCTCAATCAGCGGCGGTTTCTTGAACCTGTGGTCGTCCTGTTGCCAAAAACGGTGCACCGAATCGATGAACAGGAAACCCTCGCAGCGGCTGCCACCAAAATGAAAGCCCTCGGAGTCACTTATCTGCTCGTATGTCGTCGCGATGAGCCGGTGGGCGTGATCGGCAGTTCTGACATTGTTCGCGCCTACAGGAGCCTTGACTAA
- a CDS encoding MFS transporter yields the protein MKWTALLIVAASVFLDTVVYGAIVPIVPLYLAEIGAPGWALGAVFATYSAGLLAGGVPFGLLADRWGRRPVLLLGLAGLVVTTLAFAWSASVWPLILSRLLQGLAAAAIWSAGPALVTDVAPPEWRGRYLSLAMMGTNLGTIVGPVFGGTVAGWFGRSAPFYVIAAAAAVLFFAVFALPKGKGIAREEAPPTRVVLSVPEIRLGAVIITVAAFGYGILEPLLPGDLHARFGLDMAGVGIVFGIMSAVYTAVQPVLGWLADRRNHRAMILTGALFAAVLAPTVALAPTVSATVAALTIFSIAGGILMIPCMPMMTAAADRTFGSGGYGVAFGIVNTAYSLGLAVGPPAATALADNLGLLAVMIAYSLVLLLAAAAVLRNFTRRTAAH from the coding sequence ATGAAATGGACCGCCCTGTTGATTGTGGCGGCTTCCGTGTTCCTTGACACTGTGGTCTACGGGGCCATCGTCCCCATCGTGCCCCTGTACCTGGCCGAAATCGGCGCCCCGGGTTGGGCTCTGGGGGCTGTGTTCGCCACCTATTCCGCCGGGCTGCTGGCCGGCGGAGTGCCCTTCGGCCTTCTCGCCGACCGTTGGGGGCGGCGCCCGGTGCTCCTCCTCGGCCTCGCCGGACTCGTGGTCACCACCCTGGCCTTCGCCTGGAGCGCCTCGGTGTGGCCGCTGATCCTCAGCCGCCTCCTTCAAGGACTGGCTGCGGCGGCGATCTGGAGCGCGGGCCCGGCTCTGGTGACCGATGTGGCACCCCCGGAGTGGCGGGGGCGGTACCTCTCCCTCGCCATGATGGGGACGAACCTCGGCACCATCGTCGGCCCGGTCTTCGGGGGCACCGTGGCCGGCTGGTTTGGCCGTTCCGCCCCTTTTTACGTCATTGCCGCCGCGGCGGCCGTCCTCTTTTTCGCCGTCTTCGCCCTGCCAAAGGGTAAAGGGATCGCCCGGGAAGAGGCGCCGCCCACCCGGGTGGTCCTGAGTGTTCCCGAAATCCGCCTGGGAGCCGTTATCATCACCGTGGCCGCCTTCGGTTACGGCATTCTGGAACCGCTGTTGCCCGGGGATCTCCACGCCCGTTTCGGGCTCGACATGGCCGGGGTGGGAATCGTCTTCGGGATCATGAGCGCCGTGTACACCGCTGTACAACCCGTCCTGGGGTGGCTGGCCGACCGCCGGAACCACCGGGCCATGATCCTGACCGGCGCCCTGTTTGCCGCCGTTCTCGCTCCCACCGTCGCCCTCGCCCCCACGGTATCCGCCACTGTGGCCGCACTCACCATCTTCAGCATCGCCGGGGGCATCCTGATGATCCCCTGCATGCCCATGATGACCGCCGCGGCCGACCGCACTTTTGGCTCCGGCGGATACGGGGTGGCCTTCGGCATCGTGAACACCGCCTACTCCCTGGGCCTGGCCGTGGGCCCGCCCGCGGCCACCGCCTTGGCGGACAACCTGGGATTGCTGGCCGTGATGATCGCCTACAGCCTCGTCCTGCTCCTGGCTGCCGCGGCGGTGCTCCGGAACTTCACCCGGCGGACAGCCGCACACTGA
- the sfsA gene encoding DNA/RNA nuclease SfsA, whose protein sequence is MQGTGIEFPPLVEGVFLRRLNRFEAEAEVEGETVRVHVPSPGRLTTAVDPGMPCFLAPTPGAGRKLPYRLFMTRPGGHWVVIDSLVANRMIKQMLDREGLPGLPAGRIREWHSEPRWGHGRFDFEVIDEEGIQHLIEVKSVNDAEDGVARFPDAPTVRGARHLRELAEFQRCGDGRGWVLFVVLREDAAVFAPHRAIDPDFAEALGDAARAGVEVWAIWSDIGPKGMWLKGWTPWRPG, encoded by the coding sequence ATGCAAGGGACGGGCATTGAATTTCCCCCGCTGGTGGAGGGGGTATTTTTACGTCGATTAAATCGCTTTGAAGCGGAAGCCGAGGTGGAGGGGGAGACGGTCCGGGTGCACGTGCCGAGCCCCGGCCGGTTGACCACCGCGGTTGACCCGGGAATGCCGTGTTTTCTGGCGCCGACGCCCGGCGCCGGGCGAAAGCTGCCTTATCGCCTGTTCATGACCCGGCCGGGGGGGCACTGGGTGGTCATCGACTCCCTGGTGGCCAATCGGATGATCAAGCAAATGCTGGACCGGGAGGGACTGCCCGGGCTGCCGGCCGGTCGAATCCGAGAGTGGCATTCTGAACCTCGATGGGGGCATGGACGGTTTGATTTTGAGGTGATCGATGAGGAAGGCATCCAGCATTTGATTGAAGTGAAGTCGGTGAATGACGCCGAGGATGGGGTGGCGCGGTTTCCGGATGCCCCCACGGTCCGGGGAGCCCGGCACCTTCGCGAACTGGCGGAGTTTCAACGCTGCGGGGATGGGCGGGGGTGGGTGTTGTTTGTGGTGTTGCGGGAGGATGCGGCCGTTTTTGCCCCTCATCGGGCGATCGATCCCGATTTTGCCGAGGCGCTGGGGGACGCCGCGAGGGCCGGGGTGGAGGTGTGGGCGATCTGGAGCGACATCGGGCCCAAGGGGATGTGGTTGAAAGGTTGGACGCCCTGGCGGCCCGGGTAG